CCTTTTTATCATGAGTACCTGTGTGGAACCTGGTGGCAGAATTGTTGAGTCCGGAGTCATGTAGTATGATGCTGAATTGCTCTCATAGGTCCATGAATTGAAACCGACCCAATGATCTGTAGCGTTCACTATTTTAATAAAGCACACCATGGGAACCCTCTTGTTTGGTAAGAAGGGGAAGCAGAGCTCAGGAGGATCAAACTGGATCAAATAGTCTGAGGTGCATAATAAGTCTGTCtgccaaaaaaaaagagagagaaataaTACAAGTATGGATCAATATTCCCTCGTTTCTAAATAGTGGCACATTTAGTGTAATAGTAGTTTCACATGTATCCAGGTTTACAATGGAAAAAAGTGAAAATCTACACTTATACTTATGAACTGTAATCTTGCTGGTGAacatccattacttgatgggcaatTGCATTGTCTTAAACATACTCGTATATGTTCAGTTATGTTAGAAGGGTTTGTGAGAGAAAGAACAATGGTACGTAAATGAAAATTTAAACCAATAAATTAGATCGTTAGGAAACTTACATTTGTAAAAACTATGGGCAACTGTATAGTCTCTCCAGCATCCATGTAAGCAGTTAAATCTGTAGCTTCGACACCTTTAGTCACAATGCCTTGCCACACATGAAAGACGACGTTTTTGCACTGCATGTCTCCTGATTCATTTTCCCGTGCTACCCTTTTTATCTTGAGTACCTCTGTGGAACCTGGCGGCAGGATTCCTTGGACTGGAGTCATGCGGTACAAGGCTGAATTGCTCTTGTAATTCCATGAATTGAAACCGATGCAATGATCTGTAGTGTTCACTATTTTAATAAAGCACGCCATGGGCACCCTCTTGTTTGGCAAGAAGGGGAAGCGAAGCTCAGGAGGATCAAACTGGATCAAATCAGCTGAGGCGCATAATAAGGTTGTCTACAAAAAAAACAAGAGAAAGAATGTGGCTGTGGAATCAATATTCCCTCGTTTCTAAATAATGGCACAGTTAGCGTAATAGTTACTCATGTGTGCAGGTTTACCATGAAGACAATCAAACCCTAAGCTTATTCTCACTAAATTGTAATCATGCTGGTGCACATCTATTAATTGATGGGCAATTCCATCGCCAGAACCATCATGATTAAGAAAAGGATTAAATATTTCGATACGGAAGAATAGGATCAATAGTTAGGATAGATATTCGAATACATTTGAAGGGTCTGTGAGGGAAAGAACAATGGTATGAAAATGCAAATTTAAGAACGATAATGTAGATAATACTTGGGAAACTTACCTTTTTAAGAACAATGGGCAATTGCTTACTCTCATTTACATCCATGTAATTAATGAAATCGCTAGCTTTGACACCTTTAGTCACAATGGAATTCCACACACCAATCACGTCTTTGCATCGTGTGTCTTCTGGTGCCTTTTCTTTTGGCACCCCTTTGATCTTGACTGTTTGTGTGGACCGTGGTGGCAGGATTCCTTTAGAGGGAATTATGCGGTATCTTGCAGAATTGCGCGGGTAGACCCATGTGTTGAAACCAACACAGTAATCTGTAACATTGAATATTTTAACTGAGTACAATACAGGCGCCCTCTTGTTTGGCAAGAAGGGAAAGCAGAGTTCAGGAGGATCAAATCGGATCAACTCATCCGAGGTGCATAACAAGCTTGTCTGCAAAAAAAAATTGTTGGACAGGGCAAGAATATATTGTAATTAAAATTTGCCGTCCACAATTCGAGAACTTACCTTCTCAAAGACAATGGGCAACCGGGCATTGTCTTTATCAGGCACTAAATCACTGAGGTCGCTGGCTTCGACACCTTTTGTCACAATCACGTTCCCCATAAAGAACTTGTCTTCCCCCTGGATGTCTTCTGCTTGTTCCTTTTTCTTTAGTACCCTTCTTACTACAAGTCTTTGAATGGATCTTGGTGGCATAATTCCTCTCTGCGGTTTTGTGTAGTACGACGCCAAAGTCCCTTTGTCGATATGATTATTAAAACCTATTGAGTAATCTGTATTGTTGACCATATTAACGGATGCAACCATTGTCTTGTTTGGCTGAAAGGGGAAGCTGAGCTCAGGTGGGTCAAATCGGATTAGCTCCTCTGAGGTAGATGGTGGGCTTGTCTGCCAAAACAAATGAACACATCGGTGCTTTAATTTGGTCAGGTGAACAATGGGATCatacaacatcatcatcaacacaaGTGAGTATATTGTTAGTTCATCACACAACCATCATGACAGAAGGCGGGGTTGTGAAATGTTTTCCTTTTGACTCAAATGATGGTCTGCCATCTTTTTTTCCTTTCGCACGAATAGAGGATGTGAAATGTGAATTTGGGGTTTGGTTTGTCGTTACCCttgctctctctttttttctcaaaaAAGGAATGATCGATTTGCATTAAGCAGGACATACGTACAGTGCAAGTTTTTCTTATTATTAATTGCTCAGATCAAGATATTACGGACTAAATACTTAAACAAACAAACCACCATTTATATTACAACTATCACGATTCTATACTTTTAAGAAATCACTTTTCAACCTGTATTATTTATACCATGTTTCAGAAAATATTTCATCTTTGGGACAATGATGATCCATAGGACACACTGACCTTGTCCGCAATATAATTGGTATAGATCAGGAAGCTACATTGTGATGCTATGTGCAGCTAAGCTGACTAGCTAGTTGTCCCGTAGGTCAAAATCATTGAAAATACAGTATAACTTTCGGAAAAAGTTGCGTCCAAGGAACTGCAATTAAACAAACCACACAGAATGTCATTCTGCAGGATATATTGCAATGAGTTCCGTGAGTTTAAAGTGAGCTCACTTGGAACAAACGATTAAGTAAAATAATTTAGTGTAATTTATGCACATGCATTCATGTTTAGAATCAAACAGTCAAATGCTAAACTTATACTCACGAAACTGTAACCTTGCCGGTTTACGGTTATTAATTGATGAGCAGTTCCATTGCCAGAACCATCGTGATCAAGAACAGGACCAAACTCTGGATACATATTCAGATATGTTCGAAGTGTTTTAGGAGGTAAAACCTTCTAAATTAGATAGTTTAGGAAACTCACCTTTGTATAAACTATGGGCAACTGCTTACTATCTTCAACATTCATGTAATTATATAGATCTGTAGCTTCGATGCCTTCCATCACAACGCCATTCCATACACCAAAGACATCTTTGCACGGCATGTCCTGTGATTCATTTTCTTTTGGTACCCTTATTACCTTGAGTTCTTGTGTGGACCGTGGTGGCAGGATTCCTCGGACCGGAGTTGCATTGTACCTCGCTGAATTGCTCTTCCTGTACCAATTGTTGAAACCAACATAGTGATCTGTCACATTGACTATTTTAATTGAGCACACCATACACACTCTCTTGTTGGGCAAGAAGGGGAAGCGGAGTTGGGGAGGATCAAACTGGATCAACTCGTCTGAGGTGCTTAGTAAGCTTGTCTGCAAAAAAAGAAGAGACACATTTGTTCGAGGAGCCCGAAATATAGTGTTTGCACAATACTCTGGTCCGAAATATATAATACAGAAATTTCCGTTGTACTATATAATTCAGATACTTACCTTCTGAAAGACAATGGGCAACATTGTATTTTCTTTATCAGGCACCAAGCGAGTGAGGTCACTGGCTTCGATGCCTTCTACCACAATCATGTTCCCCATAAAGAACTTGCCTTCCCCCTGGATGTCTTCTGCTTGTTCCTTTTTCCTTAGTTCCCTTCTTACTACAAGCCTTTGAGTGGATCTTGGTGGCATAATTCCTCTCTGCGGTTTTGTGTAGTAGGACACCAAAGTTCCTTTGTCGATATGATTGTTAAAACCGACGGAGTAATCTGTATTGTTGACCATATTAACAGAGGACACCATCGTTTTGTTTGGCTTGTAGGGGAAGCTGAGCTCAGGTGGGTCAAATCGGATCAGCTCCTCTGAGGTATATGGTGGGCTTGTCTGCCAAAAAATGAACAAGTCGGTGTTTAATTTGGTCGGGTAAACCATGGGATCatacaacatcatcatcaacactaGTGGACTAAATTTTTAGTTCACCACACAACAATTATGGTGCGAGACTTGGATCATGCCTGATTTTTGGACTCAAATGATGGTTTGCCATCTTATTTTGCTTTTGCACAAACCGTGGATGTGAAGTGTGAAGTTGGGGTTTGGTAGTGCCGTTACTTTTGCTCTCTTTTTCTGGATAAAGGAAAGATCGGTTTGCATTAAGAAGGATATATGTACAGTCCAAATTTTTCTTATTCTTAATTGCTCAGGTCAAGATATTGCGTACTAGTAACTTAAACAAACAAACATGATTTATATTAAAAATGTAACAAAACTATACTCTTAAGCAATGTCTTTTAGACCCATATTGTTTATACCATGCTCCAAAAAATGCTTCATCTTTGGAACATTGATGATCCATAGGACACAATAACCTTGTCTGCGATAAAATTGGTATAGATGAGCGAAGCTAAATTGTGATGCTAAGTGCAGTTAAGCTGACTAGCCAGTGGTCCCGTAGCTCAAAATCATTGAAAAACAGAATTACATTGGAAAAAGTTGCGTCCAAGGAACTGCAATTACACACATCACATGTACCGAGTAGTCAAGTAGAATGTAATTCAGTAGGGCATATTGCAATGAGTTCCCGTGAATTTAAAGTGAGATCACTCGGAACAAAAAGATAAAGTAAAATAATATTCCCTCTGTTTCTAAAGTGTAGCTTTTGTGTAATAGTTGCACCTATATCCATGTTTAGAACGAAATATGAAATGCTAAACTTATTTAGGACAGTAAAACTGCACCTAATCCCAAACCTCTCACGTCCTCTACGTTTCTGGCCATCCGTTTTACTGATTGGATGTTTCTGGCCATCATATCTGTTGTATATATGGACCTCCATCAGACATTTCAATTTACACTTGTGCTTCAGTACATACTAGTGGAAAAACGGCTAGCCACAACTTCAGTACATCTGTTCTCTTGCGGATCAGTCAGAGAAATACGTTAATGATCCTTATTCTGATCATATTACATATTAATTAATGTAATAGGATAGTGACATCTAGCTATATGTTGTTGTGGTTCTGTACACTACTTGATCAACTACATGTAGTTCTGTCTTATCGTACTTCAAAACTTTCCCTATCCATCTTAATTAAGTGCTATACATAATTATCGTGGATGTGTTTTAACTAATGTTATATGTTTCCTTATTCTGGCATGCCAACGTCGCTCTACAATATATTTGATCAGAAAAAACGCTGTCACGGGCCACGACACCATTTTTCCGCTGTCGTGGTAGCGTTTTTTCCGATACTTTCAAAATAAATAATGGCATGCGGAGGAAATGCAACGCCTCCAAGGTTATTTATGGCATAGGGAAAATTCGAAACGCTGTAGGCACATATTATACTGCTGTCGTGCA
This genomic interval from Triticum dicoccoides isolate Atlit2015 ecotype Zavitan unplaced genomic scaffold, WEW_v2.0 scaffold209474, whole genome shotgun sequence contains the following:
- the LOC119345150 gene encoding uncharacterized protein LOC119345150 isoform X1, yielding MVSSVNMVNNTDYSVGFNNHIDKGTLVSYYTKPQRGIMPPRSTQRLVVRRELRKKEQAEDIQGEGKFFMGNMIVVEGIEASDLTRLVPDKENTMLPIVFQKTSLLSTSDELIQFDPPQLRFPFLPNKRVCMVCSIKIVNVTDHYVGFNNWYRKSNSARYNATPVRGILPPRSTQELKVIRVPKENESQDMPCKDVFGVWNGVVMEGIEATDLYNYMNVEDSKQLPIVYTKTSPPSTSEELIRFDPPELSFPFQPNKTMVASVNMVNNTDYSIGFNNHIDKGTLASYYTKPQRGIMPPRSIQRLVVRRVLKKKEQAEDIQGEDKFFMGNVIVTKGVEASDLSDLVPDKDNARLPIVFEKTSLLCTSDELIRFDPPELCFPFLPNKRAPVLYSVKIFNVTDYCVGFNTWVYPRNSARYRIIPSKGILPPRSTQTVKIKGVPKEKAPEDTRCKDVIGVWNSIVTKGVKASDFINYMDVNESKQLPIVLKKTTLLCASADLIQFDPPELRFPFLPNKRVPMACFIKIVNTTDHCIGFNSWNYKSNSALYRMTPVQGILPPGSTEVLKIKRVARENESGDMQCKNVVFHVWQGIVTKGVEATDLTAYMDAGETIQLPIVFTNTDLLCTSDYLIQFDPPELCFPFLPNKRVPMVCFIKIVNATDHWVGFNSWTYESNSASYYMTPDSTILPPGSTQVLMIKRIANENESEDMWRKDDYFFLWNSIVNEDIEASDLIDCMDVEESKRLPVVFTNTTLSCTSADLVQFDPPELRFPFLPNKRVPMVCFIKIVNSTDHCVGFNSWTYEGTSASYQMTPDPGILTPGSTEVLMIKRVANENESEDMQCKDEFYLWNCIVNEDIEASDLIDCEDEEDSKRLPIVFTNTSLLCTSDDWLQFDPPELHFPFLTNKKVPMVFFIKIVNATNHCVGFNSWTYESTSVSYHMTPDPGILSPGSTQVLMIKMIANENESEDMQCKDNFLYLWNSIVNEDIEASNLIDCEDEEDSKRLPIVFTNASLLCTSENLIQFDPPELRFTLSNNRVSKLCSVEIVNATDHCIGFNAWGNDSNSSRYDTTPGQGILPPRSTQVLNVRRELKEKESKDMLCKDDVYSVWYGIVSEGIKATDLSVYDDAEESKQLPIVFTEVSFLTSI
- the LOC119345150 gene encoding uncharacterized protein LOC119345150 isoform X2, translating into MVSSVNMVNNTDYSVGFNNHIDKGTLVSYYTKPQRGIMPPRSTQRLVVRRELRKKEQAEDIQGEGKFFMGNMIVVEGIEASDLTRLVPDKENTMLPIVFQKTSLLSTSDELIQFDPPQLRFPFLPNKRVCMVCSIKIVNVTDHYVGFNNWYRKSNSARYNATPVRGILPPRSTQELKVIRVPKENESQDMPCKDVFGVWNGVVMEGIEATDLYNYMNVEDSKQLPIVYTKTSPPSTSEELIRFDPPELSFPFQPNKTMVASVNMVNNTDYSIGFNNHIDKGTLASYYTKPQRGIMPPRSIQRLVVRRVLKKKEQAEDIQGEDKFFMGNVIVTKGVEASDLSDLVPDKDNARLPIVFEKTSLLCTSDELIRFDPPELCFPFLPNKRAPVLYSVKIFNVTDYCVGFNTWVYPRNSARYRIIPSKGILPPRSTQTVKIKGVPKEKAPEDTRCKDVIGVWNSIVTKGVKASDFINYMDVNESKQLPIVLKKTTLLCASADLIQFDPPELRFPFLPNKRVPMACFIKIVNTTDHCIGFNSWNYKSNSALYRMTPVQGILPPGSTEVLKIKRVARENESGDMQCKNVVFHVWQGIVTKGVEATDLTAYMDAGETIQLPIVFTNTSLLCTSDDWLQFDPPELHFPFLTNKKVPMVFFIKIVNATNHCVGFNSWTYESTSVSYHMTPDPGILSPGSTQVLMIKMIANENESEDMQCKDNFLYLWNSIVNEDIEASNLIDCEDEEDSKRLPIVFTNASLLCTSENLIQFDPPELRFTLSNNRVSKLCSVEIVNATDHCIGFNAWGNDSNSSRYDTTPGQGILPPRSTQVLNVRRELKEKESKDMLCKDDVYSVWYGIVSEGIKATDLSVYDDAEESKQLPIVFTEVSFLTSI